In one window of Fibrobacter sp. UWT2 DNA:
- the priA gene encoding primosomal protein N', translated as MTKRIPKLIAPEEVHQKLKSELLTDFCEVYIPMAPDVYTYGVPAGVTLVRGDIVWVQFATRKKPALAVVSKVHQDRPKFDVRPAYPHQSGYRFSERYMEMLEWTARYYISTPMKALFVFWPSDFEKYLAAVAVDSRQETKDERTAQRGLQTRDEINAPTLTLEQTNAFNTLCEELNKTGFRGVLLHGVTGSGKTRVYQELAREALKQNKKVLILVPEIGLTPQTLKRFEDFLQVPIVVLHSALSAPKKREGYVSILKGDVQVVLGTRSAILAPFDFDLVILDEEHDTSFKQQDPAPRYHTREMAFHLAYKYGALVVLGSATPCLETFYNALAKNLKIVTLKERATQAPLPKVQIIDMGKMRQQKGILLSPTLREALTDCIEKGDQAIILMNRRGFSKMRVCTECGETLYCKHCHIPLVYHKQYRSLMCHYCAALYPVNTPCSACGAETYEFVGGAIEMLEEEIAEWIPNAKVIRMDRDTTQNVGATEKILDAFRNREYNILIGTQMVAKGHDFPGVQLVGVVGADSGLGIPDFRSTERLFQLLSQTAGRAGRAGGEGQVLIQTLKPSEPIMQFAVNHDFIGFANKEMEDRRAAFYPPFCKLVEISCGSRDEDLLRHTVERLEALLRANKNLMVLGPVDAFVPVVQNVHWAKLYIKTQDLAPVRKVLHPIINAPKPWVQNVEIKVEIE; from the coding sequence GTGACAAAACGAATCCCAAAACTTATTGCCCCCGAAGAGGTACACCAGAAGCTCAAATCCGAATTGTTAACGGATTTTTGCGAAGTGTACATTCCCATGGCCCCCGATGTATACACCTACGGCGTGCCGGCAGGGGTCACCCTTGTGCGTGGAGACATTGTATGGGTTCAGTTTGCCACCCGTAAAAAGCCGGCCCTCGCCGTGGTTTCCAAAGTCCACCAGGACCGTCCCAAGTTTGACGTGCGCCCCGCTTACCCGCACCAGTCAGGCTATCGTTTTAGCGAACGCTATATGGAGATGCTTGAATGGACGGCACGCTATTATATAAGTACGCCCATGAAGGCGCTGTTCGTGTTCTGGCCTAGCGACTTCGAGAAGTATCTCGCGGCAGTTGCAGTAGACAGTAGACAAGAGACGAAAGACGAGAGAACGGCCCAAAGGGGCCTACAGACGAGAGACGAAATAAATGCTCCGACACTGACGCTAGAACAAACTAACGCGTTCAACACGCTTTGCGAAGAACTGAACAAGACCGGTTTCCGTGGCGTATTGCTTCACGGCGTCACCGGATCGGGCAAGACCCGAGTTTACCAGGAACTCGCCCGCGAAGCCCTCAAGCAAAACAAGAAAGTTTTAATCCTCGTGCCCGAAATCGGGCTTACCCCGCAAACGCTCAAGCGCTTTGAAGATTTTCTGCAAGTCCCGATTGTGGTTTTGCATTCGGCACTTTCTGCCCCCAAGAAGCGCGAAGGCTACGTCTCGATTTTAAAGGGCGACGTACAAGTAGTTCTCGGCACCCGCAGCGCGATTCTTGCGCCGTTTGATTTTGACCTCGTGATTCTCGACGAAGAGCACGACACTTCCTTCAAGCAGCAGGATCCGGCACCGCGCTACCACACCCGCGAAATGGCATTCCATTTGGCGTACAAGTACGGTGCCCTTGTGGTTCTCGGAAGCGCCACACCTTGCCTCGAAACATTCTATAATGCGCTGGCGAAAAATTTAAAGATCGTCACGCTCAAGGAACGTGCCACGCAGGCGCCACTCCCGAAGGTGCAAATCATCGACATGGGCAAGATGCGCCAGCAAAAGGGCATTCTCCTGTCGCCCACGCTGCGCGAAGCGTTGACCGATTGCATCGAGAAGGGCGACCAGGCGATTATCCTCATGAACCGCCGCGGTTTTTCGAAGATGCGCGTGTGCACTGAATGCGGCGAAACACTTTACTGCAAGCACTGCCACATTCCACTCGTATACCACAAGCAATACCGCTCGCTCATGTGCCACTACTGCGCCGCCCTTTACCCGGTGAACACACCGTGTAGCGCCTGCGGCGCCGAAACTTACGAGTTTGTGGGCGGCGCCATCGAAATGCTCGAAGAAGAAATCGCCGAATGGATTCCGAATGCAAAGGTGATTCGCATGGACCGCGACACAACGCAAAATGTGGGTGCCACTGAAAAGATTCTCGATGCGTTCCGCAACCGCGAATACAACATTCTGATTGGAACGCAGATGGTCGCCAAGGGCCACGACTTCCCGGGTGTGCAATTAGTCGGGGTCGTTGGCGCCGATAGCGGGCTTGGCATTCCCGATTTCCGCTCCACCGAAAGGCTTTTCCAACTGCTCAGCCAGACTGCAGGGCGCGCGGGTCGTGCCGGCGGCGAAGGCCAAGTACTTATTCAGACGCTCAAACCGTCTGAGCCCATCATGCAGTTTGCCGTGAACCATGACTTCATCGGCTTCGCGAATAAAGAAATGGAAGACCGGCGCGCCGCCTTCTACCCGCCTTTCTGCAAGCTCGTGGAAATCAGCTGCGGTAGCCGCGACGAAGACTTGTTGCGCCACACCGTCGAACGGCTCGAAGCCCTTCTCCGCGCGAACAAGAATCTCATGGTGCTCGGCCCTGTGGACGCCTTCGTGCCCGTCGTGCAAAACGTACATTGGGCAAAGCTCTACATCAAGACACAAGACCTCGCCCCCGTGCGCAAAGTTCTGCACCCCATAATAAATGCACCCAAGCCCTGGGTGCAAAATGTGGAAATCAAAGTAGAAATTGAATAG